A section of the Leptospira semungkisensis genome encodes:
- a CDS encoding aldose 1-epimerase, whose amino-acid sequence MYEFRTEKSRFQTDGKQWFAWEWTPSSGKQAIPIISPYNPSKPMFESGSFLMFPWVNRHASSEFVLNGKSIQDERIIRDTMNFPVHGAVHSLERKALKIRPDGKGGEFRILFPDEWKDSPLSSIAIREEYTLEETAAGTLLSIKTKFNNLKSDSVRFAYGYHPYFSLVGDISDWKLDLSLDKNIELNENLVPIQPFISNSVSSILPDEKIPELDHLFYGREPRVTLENSKLKYSITIFSPLPEDEQIPLNYYQIYTKPDQTAIAIEPCSAPGNALLSGQDLKELKGYSETFGEFRILVRTA is encoded by the coding sequence ATGTACGAATTTCGGACTGAGAAGTCTCGTTTCCAAACCGACGGCAAACAATGGTTTGCTTGGGAATGGACTCCGAGTTCAGGGAAGCAAGCGATCCCTATCATTTCTCCGTACAATCCAAGCAAACCTATGTTCGAGTCCGGAAGTTTTCTCATGTTCCCTTGGGTGAATCGTCATGCCTCTTCCGAATTCGTATTGAACGGAAAGTCGATACAGGATGAAAGGATCATCCGAGATACTATGAATTTTCCGGTCCATGGGGCAGTACATTCTTTAGAGAGAAAGGCATTAAAGATCAGACCGGACGGAAAGGGAGGAGAATTTCGGATTCTTTTTCCAGATGAATGGAAAGACTCTCCACTTTCTTCCATTGCGATCCGAGAGGAATATACCTTAGAAGAGACCGCAGCGGGTACATTACTAAGTATTAAAACAAAATTTAATAATCTAAAATCCGATTCAGTCAGATTCGCTTACGGATATCATCCTTATTTTTCTCTAGTAGGAGATATCTCCGATTGGAAGCTGGATCTTTCTTTAGACAAGAACATCGAGTTGAATGAAAATCTTGTCCCGATCCAACCGTTCATTTCTAATTCAGTAAGCTCTATCTTACCGGATGAGAAGATTCCAGAGTTGGATCATCTTTTTTACGGAAGAGAACCAAGGGTTACTTTAGAAAATTCGAAACTAAAATATTCCATTACTATCTTCAGTCCTCTTCCAGAAGACGAACAAATTCCACTGAATTACTATCAAATCTATACGAAGCCTGATCAGACTGCGATCGCGATCGAACCTTGCAGCGCTCCTGGGAATGCCTTACTCTCAGGACAGGATCTAAAAGAGCTGAAAGGCTACTCTGAGACGTTCGGAGAATTCAGAATTTTAGTGAGGACAGCATGA
- a CDS encoding SH3 domain-containing protein encodes MVLEPGTELSLFPEKKSEVLRKLSFGEILSSENQKSSESKFQLLTDKDGLTGWVDSKALFKIGNKGTYTTITKAIERLLYQDSGPNELESVFSYLTKVEEGPLFQGNEFLLLKIRRLVVLQRYLDVLQSPEYRSKSRPKLEELLKNFPSEVGVYSKNGIWSDSLTNASDRSKLKVRPESFWKTAEAYPNSKPGDFAAYLAVKHTPEVKCAKDPICVLQDEENRRLKYLLLQPNGNYSVIFASHLEKRLISYTKDKETLLCDTKLQKEAQIRSFKTKVQELPFRYGKKFHPKLKIIEEECLKK; translated from the coding sequence TTGGTCTTAGAACCTGGGACTGAACTTTCTCTTTTTCCAGAGAAAAAGTCCGAGGTGCTTCGAAAGCTTTCCTTCGGAGAGATTCTTTCTTCCGAAAACCAAAAAAGTTCCGAGTCCAAGTTTCAGCTTCTTACCGACAAGGATGGACTGACGGGTTGGGTAGATTCAAAGGCATTGTTCAAGATAGGGAACAAGGGCACTTATACTACGATCACGAAGGCGATCGAAAGACTTCTTTACCAGGATTCCGGACCAAACGAACTCGAGTCCGTTTTCAGTTATCTGACTAAAGTGGAAGAAGGTCCACTATTCCAAGGAAATGAATTCCTACTTCTTAAGATCAGAAGATTAGTCGTTTTACAGAGATATCTGGATGTACTGCAATCTCCCGAATATAGATCCAAGAGCCGGCCTAAATTAGAAGAACTGCTGAAAAATTTTCCGAGCGAGGTTGGAGTATATTCTAAAAATGGAATATGGTCCGATTCTCTCACGAATGCTTCGGATCGCTCCAAATTGAAAGTAAGACCAGAAAGTTTTTGGAAAACCGCAGAAGCCTATCCGAATTCGAAACCAGGAGACTTTGCGGCGTATCTGGCTGTTAAACATACTCCTGAAGTAAAATGTGCAAAAGACCCAATTTGTGTCTTACAGGATGAAGAGAATCGAAGACTGAAATATTTACTTTTGCAACCGAATGGGAATTATTCTGTGATCTTTGCTTCTCATTTGGAGAAGAGACTTATTTCCTATACCAAGGATAAAGAAACACTCTTATGCGATACGAAATTGCAGAAAGAAGCTCAGATCCGTTCTTTTAAGACCAAGGTGCAGGAATTACCTTTTCGATATGGAAAAAAATTCCATCCTAAGTTGAAGATCATAGAAGAGGAATGCTTGAAGAAGTGA
- a CDS encoding DNA repair helicase XPB: MSKPLIVQSDKTMLLEVDNPEFEACQLVVSKFAELEKSPEYLHTYRISPLSLWNAASIKMSADEIVQCLEQYSRYSVPKNVINEIREQIGRYGKVKLVKEENGDLCIISNEKGFLQEISNHRAVQPYIEKTEGDKIYIKKEFRGHIKQALIKIGFPVEDLAGYDEGNKYGFNLRPTTKSGRKFGMRDYQRASVEVFHAGGGNEGGSGVVVLPCGAGKTIVGIGVMQIVGAETLILVTNTLSIRQWKNEILDKTDIPESDIGEYSGEVKEIKPITIATYNILTHRKKKGGDFTHFHLFSANNWGLIVYDEVHLLPAPVFRMTSELQAKRRLGLTATLVREDGLEEDVFSLIGPKKYDVPWKELESKSWIAEAKCKEIRVSMEDDLRMRYSIADDREKFRLASENPEKLKAIDLIMKKHSESHLLVIGQYINQLEEISKKFKIPLITGKTPLGERQELYDAFRSGRIKSLVVSKVANFSIDLPDANIAIQVSGTFGSRQEEAQRLGRILRPKGEDNTAVFYSLISRDTNEERFGQNRQLFLTEQGYEYEIYTLDQFRESLEEKVGA, from the coding sequence ATGAGTAAACCGTTAATCGTACAAAGTGATAAAACTATGCTTTTAGAGGTGGATAATCCTGAATTTGAAGCCTGCCAGCTAGTCGTATCTAAGTTCGCTGAATTGGAAAAAAGTCCCGAATACTTGCATACATATAGGATCTCTCCGCTTTCTCTTTGGAACGCAGCTTCTATCAAGATGAGCGCGGATGAGATTGTCCAATGCTTAGAGCAATACTCCAGATATTCCGTTCCTAAGAATGTGATCAATGAGATCAGAGAACAGATCGGTCGCTACGGAAAAGTAAAATTAGTCAAAGAAGAGAATGGGGATCTGTGTATTATCTCCAATGAAAAAGGCTTTCTCCAAGAGATCTCGAATCATAGAGCCGTTCAACCGTATATAGAAAAGACGGAAGGCGATAAGATTTATATTAAGAAAGAATTCAGAGGTCATATCAAACAGGCCCTGATCAAGATCGGTTTCCCTGTTGAAGATCTCGCCGGTTACGACGAAGGGAACAAATACGGATTCAATCTAAGACCTACTACCAAGTCCGGAAGAAAATTCGGAATGAGGGACTACCAAAGAGCTTCAGTGGAAGTATTCCATGCAGGAGGAGGCAACGAAGGTGGTTCCGGAGTTGTCGTGCTTCCTTGCGGTGCCGGAAAGACCATCGTAGGTATCGGTGTCATGCAGATCGTGGGTGCGGAAACACTGATCCTTGTGACCAACACTCTTTCGATCCGTCAGTGGAAGAACGAGATCCTGGACAAAACCGATATTCCTGAATCGGATATTGGGGAATACTCCGGAGAAGTGAAAGAGATCAAACCGATCACCATCGCAACTTACAATATTCTTACACATAGAAAGAAGAAGGGAGGAGACTTCACTCACTTCCATCTATTCAGCGCGAATAACTGGGGACTCATCGTGTATGATGAGGTTCACCTTCTTCCAGCTCCTGTCTTCCGTATGACTTCCGAATTGCAGGCAAAGAGAAGACTCGGCCTTACCGCGACTCTCGTTCGAGAAGACGGTTTAGAAGAAGACGTATTCAGCTTGATCGGACCTAAGAAATACGATGTGCCTTGGAAAGAGCTGGAAAGCAAATCCTGGATCGCAGAGGCAAAATGTAAGGAGATCCGTGTTTCCATGGAAGACGATCTTCGCATGAGATACTCCATCGCAGATGATAGGGAAAAATTCCGTCTGGCTTCCGAGAACCCTGAGAAACTCAAGGCAATCGATCTTATCATGAAGAAACACTCGGAATCGCATCTACTTGTGATCGGTCAGTACATCAATCAGTTGGAAGAGATCTCTAAGAAGTTCAAGATCCCTCTAATTACCGGAAAGACTCCTTTGGGAGAAAGACAAGAATTGTACGATGCATTTAGATCTGGACGAATCAAATCTCTTGTAGTGAGTAAGGTTGCGAACTTCTCCATCGACTTACCGGATGCGAATATCGCAATCCAGGTCTCCGGAACCTTTGGTTCTCGCCAGGAAGAGGCTCAGCGTCTGGGACGTATTCTCAGGCCGAAAGGTGAAGATAATACTGCAGTATTCTATTCTTTGATTTCTAGAGATACAAACGAAGAGAGATTCGGACAGAACAGACAGCTTTTCCTTACCGAACAAGGATACGAATACGAAATTTACACACTCGACCAATTCAGAGAATCTCTGGAAGAAAAAGTCGGGGCTTAA
- a CDS encoding PP2C family protein-serine/threonine phosphatase produces the protein MRSSTTIKKYLREAWPIIIVLNLSILGCLSIGLKFYTPPIHAPIVFLLVSSFTIFVNFSAFVLFLTEKILPKEQEFGKIIKRFRRGDSRMQNYVFPLDYVDENYEIRGRCLTYNPIGGDFYNFLKDKEGNYWMGIGDTSGHGYVAGLFSMMIMNQMSHLIHKNEHPHEIIDQIIEHLEERTNTYPHIHRSLYATFLLMKADPQGNFFHSGIHPSLVLYKSREDHIEILGTDGKFLSTVMNSPLKKPKPSQHFRMERDDILFCFTDGLFEQKNKSIGGYYGENLYKFLETAPKKNIRKLIENLFTDIVKHTGGRIQDDMSLLVVRKF, from the coding sequence ATGAGAAGTTCGACCACGATCAAAAAATACCTGAGGGAAGCCTGGCCGATCATTATCGTACTGAATCTTTCTATACTAGGTTGCTTGAGCATTGGCCTGAAATTCTATACTCCTCCCATTCATGCTCCCATTGTTTTTCTCTTAGTCTCTAGCTTTACAATATTCGTAAACTTCTCCGCTTTCGTGTTGTTCTTAACGGAAAAGATCCTGCCCAAAGAACAGGAATTCGGAAAGATCATCAAAAGATTTAGAAGAGGAGACAGTAGAATGCAAAACTACGTCTTCCCTCTGGATTATGTGGATGAGAATTACGAGATCCGTGGCCGCTGCTTAACCTACAATCCCATCGGAGGAGACTTCTATAATTTCCTAAAGGACAAGGAAGGAAATTATTGGATGGGAATCGGAGATACTTCCGGACACGGATATGTAGCCGGTCTATTCAGTATGATGATCATGAATCAGATGAGCCATTTGATCCATAAAAATGAACATCCTCACGAGATCATAGATCAGATCATCGAGCATTTAGAAGAAAGAACGAATACCTATCCTCATATTCACAGAAGTCTTTATGCGACCTTCCTGCTTATGAAAGCGGATCCTCAAGGAAATTTTTTCCATTCCGGAATTCACCCCAGTTTAGTTTTATATAAAAGTAGAGAGGATCATATTGAGATCCTCGGCACCGACGGTAAATTTCTTTCAACCGTGATGAATTCACCGTTGAAAAAACCCAAACCATCTCAGCATTTCAGGATGGAGAGAGATGATATTCTTTTCTGTTTTACGGATGGTCTTTTTGAACAGAAGAACAAGAGCATCGGTGGATATTATGGAGAGAATCTTTATAAATTCCTAGAAACGGCTCCCAAGAAGAATATCCGTAAGTTAATAGAGAATCTGTTTACGGATATAGTCAAGCATACTGGGGGAAGGATCCAAGACGATATGAGTCTTTTAGTCGTTCGAAAGTTTTAA
- a CDS encoding alpha/beta fold hydrolase, with translation MLEEVKLSFKEYPAKETARFSFPILILHGLFGSSKNWVSVADFLSHYSHVFSLDLRNHGDSPHSSDHTLHSMSQDILEFLEDHNIPKAIILGHSMGGLVAMTFTLEHPERVETLVIQDIAPRDYPFNYDSELAVLRTDLSKYKTRQEIDQATSSFLPNPFIRNFLLMNLERTESGSYKWKLNVEGIASSRRMFQSQFPGNEKKYLGNVLFITGGSSEYFLKGDKEVAISYFPNARFETIPGGDHYIHFTKAQEYQRILTGFMDSLPAS, from the coding sequence ATGCTTGAAGAAGTGAAACTCTCTTTTAAGGAATATCCAGCCAAGGAGACCGCTCGTTTTTCTTTTCCTATCTTGATCCTTCACGGATTGTTCGGCTCCTCCAAAAATTGGGTGAGTGTTGCAGATTTTTTAAGTCATTATTCCCATGTGTTCAGTCTGGATCTTAGAAACCATGGAGATTCTCCTCATTCTTCTGACCATACATTGCATTCAATGTCCCAGGACATTTTGGAATTTTTAGAAGATCATAATATTCCGAAAGCGATCATTCTGGGTCACTCCATGGGCGGTCTCGTTGCGATGACCTTCACCTTAGAACATCCGGAAAGAGTAGAAACCTTGGTCATCCAAGATATCGCTCCTAGGGACTATCCATTCAATTATGATTCCGAACTTGCAGTTCTGAGAACGGATCTTTCCAAATACAAGACCAGGCAAGAAATCGATCAGGCGACTTCTTCTTTTCTTCCGAATCCATTCATTCGGAATTTCTTATTGATGAATTTGGAGAGAACAGAAAGCGGATCTTATAAATGGAAGCTGAATGTGGAAGGGATTGCTTCTTCTAGAAGAATGTTCCAATCCCAATTCCCCGGGAATGAGAAAAAATATCTAGGCAATGTATTATTCATTACTGGTGGAAGTTCTGAGTATTTCCTGAAAGGAGACAAAGAAGTCGCAATCTCCTACTTTCCAAATGCAAGATTTGAAACGATTCCTGGCGGGGATCATTATATCCATTTCACCAAGGCCCAGGAATACCAAAGAATTCTCACGGGATTTATGGATTCCCTTCCTGCTTCTTAG
- the sppA gene encoding signal peptide peptidase SppA — MNFRYKGFFLLLFGILPFTHCISIIMAPQPLTVPQEKLVDGFVDTGKDKILIIPVEGEIFERKIPGNALTKDRDSLVSLVKIQLSLALKDPDIKAVILKIDSPGGSVTASDLIYHEILEFKKKKGIPVLALFMDVAASGAYYLSMATDHIQALPTTTTGSIGVIMFNINAKEALDKLGIKSMTIRSGPNKATGNPVEEFTPEQRKIYQDLIMENYERFLQIVKKGRPKLKESDVRRLADGRIYSVNQALQEGLVDSVGYFEDAIATATKLPGYRASRPGIIPKIIFYSYQRLGQENFYQIESNSLPANLLENVLPFKTSPDYRLHYLFSP, encoded by the coding sequence ATGAATTTCCGTTACAAAGGTTTCTTTCTTCTCTTATTCGGAATTCTTCCCTTTACTCATTGCATCAGCATCATCATGGCTCCTCAGCCTTTGACTGTTCCTCAAGAAAAACTTGTGGATGGGTTTGTTGATACGGGAAAAGATAAGATACTCATCATCCCTGTAGAAGGCGAGATCTTCGAAAGAAAGATCCCCGGAAACGCTCTCACAAAAGACAGAGACAGTTTAGTGAGTCTCGTTAAGATCCAATTGAGCCTGGCATTAAAAGACCCGGATATCAAGGCAGTGATCTTGAAGATTGACTCCCCTGGCGGCTCAGTCACCGCAAGCGATCTAATCTATCATGAAATTCTGGAATTCAAAAAGAAGAAAGGAATTCCAGTCCTCGCTCTCTTTATGGATGTTGCAGCTTCCGGAGCTTACTATCTGAGTATGGCTACGGATCATATCCAGGCTCTTCCTACTACTACGACAGGTTCTATCGGGGTGATCATGTTCAATATCAATGCGAAAGAAGCATTGGATAAATTGGGAATCAAGAGCATGACCATTCGTTCCGGACCGAACAAGGCTACCGGAAATCCTGTTGAGGAATTTACTCCAGAGCAACGAAAGATCTACCAAGATTTGATCATGGAGAACTACGAGCGCTTCTTACAAATCGTGAAGAAAGGAAGACCGAAACTCAAAGAGTCCGACGTTCGCAGACTCGCTGACGGAAGGATTTACTCCGTCAACCAAGCCTTGCAAGAAGGTTTAGTGGATTCTGTAGGTTATTTCGAAGATGCGATCGCTACTGCGACCAAGCTGCCTGGATATCGCGCTTCTCGTCCTGGAATTATTCCGAAGATTATCTTCTATTCTTATCAAAGATTAGGCCAGGAAAACTTTTATCAAATAGAGAGTAATTCCTTACCTGCGAATTTACTCGAGAACGTTCTTCCTTTCAAAACGTCTCCTGATTACCGACTCCATTATTTATTCTCACCCTGA
- the glpK gene encoding glycerol kinase GlpK: MSEYIIGIDAGTTGIRTFCFNKSGNVISSAYSEFKQHFPKPGWVEHDPEEIWVKTEKLILKAIRNGKLKPEKAIAIGITNQRETTVLFDKDTGAPVYNAIVWQCRRTSDFCAGLKKEGLEPIFRRKTGLVVDAYFSGTKIRWILDNVKGVRARAEKGKVLFGTIDTYLLYRLTNGKAHKTDHTNASRTLIFNIEKKEWDKELLKILQIPEAILPETHNSSSLFGRTEGIKGLPDGIPISSLVGDQQGALFGQLCTEPGEAKNTYGTGCFLLFNTGNKLQISKNNLITTLACGPEGKTVYCLEGSIFIGGAVIQYLRDNMRFFKESKLSEKMAASVTKEDEVVFVPAFSGLGAPYWDMNARGAILGLTRDTTQEQITRAALKSIALQSYELVEAMENDTGSKLKVLKVDGGATANNWLMQYQADILGKKIVRPSNLDTTVLGAAYLAGLERGFYSSVADLKKNQKTNKEFQPKLGSAQREREIRVWKDSVKRILTSEP; encoded by the coding sequence ATGAGTGAATATATCATCGGAATCGACGCCGGAACCACCGGTATAAGGACCTTTTGTTTTAATAAATCAGGAAATGTTATTTCCAGCGCGTATTCCGAGTTCAAACAGCATTTTCCAAAGCCAGGTTGGGTGGAGCATGATCCCGAAGAGATTTGGGTTAAGACTGAGAAATTGATCTTAAAGGCAATCCGGAACGGAAAGTTAAAACCGGAAAAGGCGATCGCAATCGGGATCACAAATCAGAGAGAGACAACTGTTCTATTCGATAAGGACACCGGTGCTCCTGTTTACAATGCGATTGTATGGCAATGTCGTAGAACATCCGATTTTTGCGCAGGACTAAAGAAAGAAGGACTCGAACCAATCTTTAGAAGAAAGACAGGTCTTGTAGTGGATGCATATTTCAGCGGTACTAAGATCCGCTGGATCCTAGACAATGTAAAAGGAGTTCGTGCCCGCGCAGAAAAAGGAAAGGTCCTATTCGGAACGATAGACACCTATCTTCTGTATAGACTCACGAATGGAAAAGCGCATAAGACGGATCATACCAACGCGAGTAGGACTCTTATCTTCAATATAGAAAAGAAGGAATGGGACAAGGAACTGCTCAAGATATTGCAGATCCCGGAAGCAATCTTACCTGAGACTCATAATTCAAGCAGTCTGTTTGGAAGAACAGAAGGTATCAAAGGACTTCCTGATGGGATCCCGATCTCTTCTCTCGTGGGAGACCAACAGGGAGCGTTGTTCGGACAACTTTGTACTGAACCGGGAGAGGCAAAGAATACCTACGGAACCGGATGCTTCCTATTGTTCAATACAGGAAATAAGTTGCAGATCTCTAAAAACAATCTGATCACCACTCTTGCCTGCGGACCAGAAGGAAAGACGGTGTATTGTTTAGAAGGCTCTATCTTCATTGGGGGAGCAGTGATCCAATATTTGAGAGACAATATGAGATTCTTTAAGGAATCCAAACTCTCGGAGAAGATGGCAGCTTCTGTTACCAAAGAGGATGAGGTCGTATTCGTTCCTGCATTCTCCGGACTTGGAGCTCCGTATTGGGATATGAATGCTAGAGGCGCGATCCTCGGTCTGACAAGGGATACAACCCAAGAACAGATCACTCGTGCGGCTCTCAAGTCTATCGCATTACAATCTTATGAACTAGTAGAAGCAATGGAGAACGATACAGGTTCTAAGCTCAAGGTCTTGAAAGTAGACGGAGGAGCGACCGCCAATAATTGGCTCATGCAATACCAAGCAGATATATTAGGAAAGAAGATCGTTCGACCTTCTAATCTGGATACCACGGTTTTAGGTGCTGCGTATCTTGCTGGTTTAGAAAGAGGATTCTATTCTTCCGTTGCGGATCTGAAAAAGAACCAAAAGACAAACAAGGAATTCCAGCCTAAGTTGGGATCGGCTCAGAGAGAAAGAGAGATCAGAGTCTGGAAGGATTCCGTAAAAAGAATACTCACTTCCGAGCCTTAA
- a CDS encoding MBOAT family O-acyltransferase, producing MLFNSLPFIGLFSITFLIYWSIPQKGRKPLLLLSSLIFYFYSGFAFSIHFLLVIAVNFFFSLKLWEKKREGKDTSKLLLWIILLNFLNLAFFKYFYFFLDTLDFVSGSAAFSQFGSTIHIPLPLAISFYTFQLIALQVDIHRDHVPEKIPTLDYFLFILFFPQLIAGPIMRTTDFLPKLDKPVIDFNRVKWAIFLILSGLFKKVVMADNISGIISPVYSNPDSYNSLALYITAFGFACQVYCDFSGYTDIARGSAYLLGYDIPENFRGPFLSPTFREFWGRWHVTLSTWLKDYLYIPLGGSRGGFWRTQLNSMITMTLGGLWHGANFGYVLWGAYLGFILGAERFFSPDSKKEEDPKGWKRFWKVTLIVHLFAISGIFFRTASAGKNSLHLAGEYFKGFLNIIGSKALVRWEELLLFILLTFFWNAVQYYPNLKERISSKFTWLLPTFSIIMLLLLGIFGDGGGEFIYFQF from the coding sequence ATGCTCTTTAACTCTCTGCCGTTTATCGGCTTATTCAGTATCACCTTTCTAATCTATTGGTCCATCCCTCAAAAAGGAAGAAAGCCTCTACTACTTCTCTCTTCGTTGATCTTTTATTTCTATTCCGGATTCGCATTCTCGATTCATTTCCTGCTAGTCATCGCAGTAAACTTCTTCTTCTCCTTAAAACTTTGGGAAAAGAAAAGAGAAGGAAAGGATACTTCCAAGCTTTTGCTTTGGATCATTCTACTCAATTTCCTAAACCTCGCCTTCTTTAAGTATTTCTATTTCTTTTTAGATACTTTGGATTTCGTTTCGGGTTCAGCCGCATTCTCTCAATTCGGTAGCACAATCCATATTCCTCTTCCTTTAGCGATCAGTTTCTATACTTTCCAATTGATCGCCTTGCAAGTGGACATTCATAGAGATCATGTTCCTGAAAAGATCCCTACTCTAGATTACTTTTTATTTATATTATTTTTTCCTCAATTGATCGCCGGTCCGATCATGAGGACCACCGACTTCCTTCCTAAATTAGATAAGCCGGTTATTGATTTCAATCGGGTAAAATGGGCGATCTTTCTTATCCTTTCCGGTTTATTTAAGAAAGTGGTGATGGCGGATAATATTTCCGGGATCATCTCGCCTGTGTATTCCAATCCCGACAGTTATAATTCGCTAGCTCTATACATTACCGCGTTCGGATTCGCATGCCAAGTGTATTGTGATTTTAGCGGCTATACCGACATAGCAAGAGGCTCCGCATACTTACTCGGATATGATATTCCTGAAAACTTCAGGGGTCCGTTCTTGTCCCCAACCTTCCGAGAATTTTGGGGTCGTTGGCATGTGACCTTATCTACCTGGCTTAAGGATTATCTCTATATTCCTCTCGGCGGAAGCAGAGGCGGTTTCTGGAGAACGCAATTGAATTCCATGATCACTATGACTTTGGGTGGTCTATGGCATGGGGCAAACTTCGGATATGTTCTTTGGGGCGCCTACTTGGGATTCATTCTTGGAGCGGAAAGATTCTTCTCTCCAGACTCTAAAAAAGAAGAAGATCCGAAGGGTTGGAAACGCTTCTGGAAGGTCACTCTTATTGTGCATCTATTTGCGATCTCAGGTATCTTCTTTAGAACTGCTTCTGCGGGTAAGAACTCATTGCATCTAGCCGGAGAATACTTTAAAGGTTTCTTAAATATCATTGGCAGCAAGGCACTTGTCCGTTGGGAAGAATTGCTTCTATTTATTCTTCTAACATTCTTCTGGAATGCGGTTCAGTACTATCCGAACCTGAAGGAAAGGATCAGCAGCAAATTCACATGGCTACTTCCTACGTTTTCGATCATTATGCTTTTATTATTAGGCATTTTCGGAGACGGAGGCGGAGAGTTTATCTACTTCCAATTTTAA
- a CDS encoding pyridoxal phosphate-dependent aminotransferase: MEWNARRLDVIEPSPTLAISAKAAELKKKGEDIVSFGAGEPDFETPAHIKEAAKKAIDKGQTRYTAVSGTVELKNAIITKFKRDNGLEYSTNQIIVGTGGKQVIYNFFLATLNPGDEVIIPAPYWVSYADIVRLAEGKAVILPTKKEEGFLLSPEQLEKAITPKTKVLILNSPSNPTGAAYSRSQLEALGKVVLKHKIMVLSDDIYECINFDGFQFSNIAMLSPELKELTFVANGVSKAYSMTGWRIGYGAGPVDIIRNMDTIQSQSTSNPSSISQAAAEAALTGDQDCVAEMAKAFQKRRDLIVGLLNAIPGVEVNVPQGAFYVFPYLTGVYETEGFKKLAASSSEKSKSKLFCAHLLDKYKVAAVPGIAFGDDNALRLSYAMGEEDIKKGVSRIAEMVRDLSL, translated from the coding sequence ATGGAATGGAACGCAAGAAGGCTGGATGTAATCGAGCCTTCACCCACTCTAGCCATCAGCGCTAAAGCGGCCGAATTAAAAAAGAAAGGCGAAGACATCGTTAGCTTCGGAGCAGGGGAACCTGATTTCGAAACTCCGGCTCATATCAAAGAAGCCGCAAAGAAGGCAATCGATAAGGGGCAAACCAGATATACAGCAGTTTCCGGAACGGTGGAACTGAAGAACGCAATTATAACCAAATTCAAACGTGATAACGGTTTAGAATATTCTACGAACCAGATCATCGTTGGAACCGGCGGAAAGCAGGTCATATACAATTTCTTTTTGGCAACCTTGAATCCCGGAGATGAGGTGATTATTCCTGCTCCGTACTGGGTGAGCTATGCGGATATCGTTCGCTTGGCAGAAGGGAAAGCGGTCATTCTTCCTACCAAAAAAGAAGAAGGTTTCCTACTTTCTCCGGAGCAATTGGAAAAAGCGATCACTCCTAAGACAAAGGTATTGATCCTGAATTCCCCTTCGAATCCTACAGGTGCGGCTTATAGTCGCAGTCAGTTGGAAGCTCTCGGCAAAGTAGTATTGAAACATAAGATCATGGTATTAAGCGATGATATCTATGAATGTATCAATTTTGACGGATTCCAATTTTCTAATATAGCAATGCTTTCTCCAGAGCTGAAGGAACTTACCTTTGTTGCGAACGGTGTATCTAAGGCTTACTCTATGACAGGTTGGAGAATCGGTTATGGAGCTGGTCCTGTAGATATCATTCGAAATATGGATACGATCCAAAGCCAGTCTACTTCCAATCCTTCTTCTATCTCTCAAGCGGCTGCAGAAGCTGCACTGACCGGAGACCAGGATTGCGTTGCTGAAATGGCAAAAGCCTTCCAAAAGAGAAGGGACTTAATCGTGGGTTTATTGAATGCGATCCCAGGAGTGGAAGTAAATGTTCCGCAAGGTGCATTCTATGTTTTCCCATATCTCACAGGAGTTTACGAGACCGAAGGGTTTAAAAAGCTCGCCGCCTCCAGTTCCGAAAAGAGCAAGAGTAAATTATTTTGTGCTCATCTATTAGATAAGTATAAAGTAGCTGCAGTTCCTGGAATCGCCTTTGGGGATGATAATGCTCTTCGACTCTCTTACGCAATGGGAGAGGAAGACATCAAGAAAGGCGTATCCAGAATCGCCGAAATGGTGCGGGATCTATCCCTCTAA